One stretch of Actinacidiphila sp. DG2A-62 DNA includes these proteins:
- a CDS encoding aldo/keto reductase, whose amino-acid sequence MEYTQLGRTGLKVSRLVLGTMNFGSYAEESDSHAIMDAALGAGVNFFDTANIYGRDDHKGLTEEIVGRWLAGGADRRDKVVLATKLYGNMTNDGTPWHQQSWPNHERLSALNIRREVEASLRRLRTDHIDVYQFHHVDRATPWEEIWQAIDVLIRQGKILYAASSNFAGWHIARANEAAARTGMLGLVSEQCLYNLAERTAEMDVLPAAQAYGVGVIPWSPLHQGLLGGALRKEREGGAARTSAAAGRSARGLADPAVRARVEAYEKLVAEHGFEPGEAALAWLLTRPGVTGPIVGPRTTAQLESALRAVDLDLSPEFLAGLDAIFPGPGPSPEAFAW is encoded by the coding sequence ATGGAGTACACCCAGCTCGGACGTACCGGACTCAAGGTCAGCCGCCTCGTGCTCGGCACGATGAACTTCGGCTCCTACGCCGAGGAGTCCGACAGTCACGCGATCATGGACGCGGCGCTCGGCGCCGGGGTCAACTTCTTCGACACCGCGAACATCTACGGCCGCGACGACCACAAGGGCCTGACCGAGGAGATCGTCGGCCGGTGGCTCGCGGGCGGGGCGGACCGCCGCGACAAGGTCGTGCTGGCCACCAAGCTCTACGGCAACATGACCAACGACGGCACTCCGTGGCACCAGCAGTCCTGGCCCAACCACGAGCGCCTCAGCGCGCTCAACATCCGCCGCGAGGTCGAGGCGAGCCTGCGGCGGCTGCGCACCGACCACATCGACGTCTACCAGTTCCACCACGTGGACCGGGCGACGCCGTGGGAGGAGATCTGGCAGGCGATCGACGTCCTGATCCGCCAGGGCAAGATCCTCTACGCCGCCTCCAGCAACTTCGCCGGCTGGCACATCGCGCGGGCCAACGAGGCCGCCGCGCGCACCGGGATGCTCGGCCTGGTCAGCGAGCAGTGCCTGTACAACCTCGCCGAGCGCACCGCCGAGATGGACGTGCTGCCGGCCGCGCAGGCGTACGGCGTCGGCGTGATCCCCTGGTCGCCGCTGCACCAGGGCCTGCTGGGCGGCGCGCTGCGCAAGGAGCGCGAGGGCGGCGCGGCGCGCACCTCGGCCGCCGCCGGGCGCTCGGCCCGCGGGCTCGCGGACCCGGCGGTCCGCGCGCGCGTCGAGGCGTACGAGAAGCTGGTCGCCGAGCACGGCTTCGAGCCCGGCGAGGCGGCCCTGGCCTGGCTGCTGACCCGGCCCGGCGTCACCGGACCGATCGTCGGCCCGCGCACCACGGCCCAGCTGGAGTCCGCGCTGCGGGCGGTCGACCTGGACCTGTCCCCGGAGTTCCTGGCCGGGCTCGACGCGATCTTCCCCGGTCCCGGCCCCTCCCCGGAGGCGTTCGCCTGGTAG
- a CDS encoding DUF3618 domain-containing protein — MTREDPTLAELERQIEQTREELGRTVEELAAKADVPARAKAKATETAERFRESARRVTRHRASSPAAVAGGADREASGGAAAAGVGREASLAAAVDGVAPEESGSHLAQAPLSPAPDPARRAYGAAALALTAATAGAAVWAARRS, encoded by the coding sequence ATGACGCGCGAGGACCCCACGCTGGCGGAGCTGGAGCGGCAGATCGAGCAGACGCGCGAGGAGCTGGGGCGCACCGTCGAGGAGCTCGCGGCCAAGGCGGACGTCCCGGCACGCGCGAAGGCGAAGGCCACGGAGACCGCGGAGCGCTTCCGGGAGTCGGCGCGGCGCGTGACACGGCACCGCGCGTCGTCCCCGGCCGCGGTGGCGGGCGGCGCGGACCGGGAGGCGTCCGGCGGCGCGGCGGCCGCCGGGGTGGGCCGGGAGGCGTCCCTGGCCGCGGCCGTGGACGGGGTCGCCCCGGAGGAGTCCGGCTCGCACCTGGCGCAGGCGCCGCTCTCCCCCGCTCCCGACCCGGCCCGGCGTGCCTACGGGGCCGCGGCTCTCGCCCTGACCGCCGCGACCGCCGGCGCCGCCGTCTGGGCGGCCCGCCGCTCCTGA
- a CDS encoding sensor histidine kinase → MLAQIESAFAARAESEDQMRRFVADAGHELRTPLAGIRGFAELYRMGALPGEADVKRTMARIESEAIRLGGLVEDLLTLVRMDEQRPLQLAPMDLRTLAVDALHDTTALDPSRTVTLTGLGGPRGPVGGGAAGAVGAAGAVEGSGTPPGPAPVLGDEARLRQVVANLVGNAVAHTPPGTPVRIGVGTAGGQGVLEVADAGPGLTPADAARVFERFYRVDASRSRHSGGGAGLGLSIVSALVAAHHGHVELDTAPGQGATFRIRLPAPPR, encoded by the coding sequence ATGCTCGCGCAGATCGAGTCGGCGTTCGCGGCCCGCGCGGAGTCCGAGGACCAGATGCGGCGGTTCGTGGCCGACGCCGGGCACGAGCTGCGCACCCCGCTGGCCGGCATCCGGGGCTTCGCCGAGCTGTACCGGATGGGCGCGCTGCCCGGCGAGGCCGACGTCAAGCGGACCATGGCCCGGATCGAGAGCGAGGCGATCCGCCTCGGCGGCCTGGTGGAGGACCTGCTGACGCTGGTCAGGATGGACGAGCAGCGCCCGTTGCAGCTCGCGCCGATGGACCTGCGGACCCTCGCGGTGGACGCGCTGCACGACACGACGGCGCTCGATCCGTCCCGTACGGTCACGCTGACCGGGCTCGGCGGGCCGCGCGGTCCCGTCGGCGGCGGCGCGGCCGGCGCGGTCGGCGCGGCCGGCGCCGTCGAGGGGTCCGGTACGCCGCCGGGGCCCGCGCCGGTGCTGGGCGACGAGGCGCGGCTGCGGCAGGTCGTCGCCAATCTGGTCGGCAACGCCGTCGCGCACACCCCGCCGGGCACCCCGGTGCGGATCGGCGTCGGCACGGCCGGCGGGCAGGGCGTCCTGGAGGTCGCCGACGCCGGGCCGGGGCTGACCCCCGCCGACGCCGCCCGCGTCTTCGAGCGGTTCTACCGCGTGGACGCCTCGCGCTCGCGGCACAGCGGCGGCGGCGCCGGGCTCGGCCTGTCCATCGTCTCGGCCCTGGTCGCGGCCCACCACGGCCACGTCGAGCTCGACACCGCGCCCGGGCAGGGCGCGACTTTCCGCATCCGGCTGCCCGCCCCGCCGCGCTGA
- a CDS encoding ABC transporter ATP-binding protein → MRLPRTPAAFRRVSAAGRHAEDPVPLDPGAGQSPWGPAPVIEVRALRKTYGQGDAVVRALGGPPDPATGEESPGVDLVVEQGDMVAVMGSSGSGKSTLMNILGCLDVPTSGRYLLDGIDVGGLDEHQLSLVRNRKIGFVFQSFNLVPRTPALAQVELPLAYAGVKSAERRRRALAALELVGLADRVGHRPNELSGGQQQRVAVARALVTAPAMLLADEPTGNLDSQSTEDVLAVIDRLNASGRTVVLITHEDEVARHAKRVIRLVDGRITADVRQAPVDGPPPALSPHALTGGTR, encoded by the coding sequence GTGAGGCTGCCCCGTACGCCCGCCGCGTTCCGCCGGGTCTCGGCTGCGGGCCGGCACGCCGAGGACCCGGTGCCGCTCGACCCCGGCGCCGGGCAGTCCCCCTGGGGCCCGGCCCCGGTCATCGAGGTACGCGCGCTGCGCAAAACGTACGGGCAGGGCGACGCGGTCGTCCGCGCGCTCGGCGGCCCGCCGGACCCGGCGACCGGCGAGGAGTCCCCGGGCGTCGACCTCGTCGTCGAGCAGGGCGACATGGTCGCGGTGATGGGCTCCTCCGGCTCCGGCAAGTCCACCCTGATGAACATCCTGGGCTGCCTCGACGTGCCCACCTCCGGCCGCTACCTGCTGGACGGCATCGACGTCGGCGGTCTGGACGAGCACCAGCTCTCGCTGGTCCGCAACCGCAAGATCGGCTTCGTCTTCCAGTCGTTCAACCTGGTGCCGCGCACCCCCGCGCTTGCCCAGGTCGAACTCCCCCTCGCCTACGCCGGGGTGAAGTCGGCCGAGCGCCGCCGCCGGGCGCTGGCCGCGCTCGAACTGGTCGGCCTCGCCGACCGCGTCGGCCACCGGCCGAACGAGCTGTCCGGCGGCCAGCAGCAGCGCGTCGCGGTGGCCCGCGCGCTGGTCACCGCGCCCGCGATGCTGCTGGCCGACGAGCCGACCGGCAACCTCGACAGCCAGAGCACCGAGGACGTGCTCGCCGTCATCGACCGGCTGAACGCCTCCGGCCGCACGGTCGTGCTGATCACCCACGAGGACGAGGTGGCCCGGCACGCCAAGCGGGTGATCCGGCTGGTCGACGGGCGGATCACCGCCGACGTGCGGCAGGCGCCGGTCGACGGCCCGCCGCCCGCGCTGTCCCCGCACGCCCTGACAGGGGGAACCAGGTGA
- a CDS encoding ABC transporter permease: MNPFEILRFAAGGLAANKVRSALTMLGVLIGVAAVIILLAVGNGSSQSVKDSIEKLGTNALTVSSGGGFGSGGSTATSTKPLTVDDARALADPSAAPDVQSVAPEVTTSQTAIYDGTSHTVGQVVGTYPAYFEASNSKVAKGDYFSADDVLNSRKVAVIGSTTATDLFGTASPVGKKVVVGGTPFTVVGVLETKGGTGFQDPDDTVVAPLPTVQNAFTGFGPISQILVEAKSADATTPAQNEITTVLMAQHGIKDATALDFRVSSQESLLSTQSDTNKTFTVLLGAVAAISLLVGGIGITNIMLVTVTERTREIGIRKAIGAPKGVILGQFLAESTLLSLVGGGLGVLAGLIGSRFTIVGIKPVVIPESVWGAFAIAVAIGLFFGSYPANRAAGLRPIEALRHE; encoded by the coding sequence GTGAACCCGTTCGAGATCCTGCGGTTCGCGGCCGGCGGGCTCGCGGCCAACAAGGTCCGCTCGGCGCTGACCATGCTCGGCGTGCTGATCGGCGTCGCGGCGGTGATCATCCTGCTGGCGGTGGGCAACGGCTCCTCGCAGTCGGTCAAGGACTCCATCGAGAAGCTCGGCACCAACGCGCTGACGGTCTCCTCCGGCGGCGGCTTCGGCTCCGGCGGCTCCACCGCGACCAGCACCAAGCCGCTCACCGTGGACGACGCGCGGGCGCTGGCCGACCCCTCGGCGGCGCCGGACGTGCAGTCCGTGGCGCCGGAGGTGACCACCTCGCAGACCGCGATCTACGACGGGACCTCGCACACCGTCGGCCAGGTCGTCGGCACCTACCCGGCGTACTTCGAGGCGTCCAACAGCAAGGTCGCCAAGGGCGACTACTTCAGCGCCGACGACGTGCTCAACTCCCGCAAGGTCGCGGTGATCGGCTCGACCACCGCCACCGACCTGTTCGGGACCGCGTCGCCGGTCGGCAAGAAGGTCGTCGTGGGCGGCACCCCGTTCACCGTGGTCGGCGTGCTGGAGACCAAGGGCGGCACCGGCTTCCAGGACCCGGACGACACGGTCGTCGCGCCGCTGCCGACGGTGCAGAACGCGTTCACCGGCTTCGGCCCGATCAGCCAGATCCTGGTCGAGGCGAAGTCCGCGGACGCCACCACGCCGGCGCAGAACGAGATCACCACGGTGCTGATGGCCCAGCACGGCATCAAGGACGCCACCGCGCTGGACTTCCGGGTCAGCAGCCAGGAGTCCCTGCTGAGCACGCAGTCCGACACCAACAAGACGTTCACGGTGCTGCTGGGCGCGGTCGCCGCGATCTCGCTGCTGGTCGGCGGTATCGGCATCACCAACATCATGCTCGTCACGGTCACCGAGCGGACCCGGGAGATCGGCATCCGCAAGGCGATCGGCGCGCCCAAGGGCGTCATCCTCGGCCAGTTCCTCGCCGAGTCGACACTGCTGTCCCTGGTGGGCGGCGGGCTCGGGGTGCTGGCCGGGCTGATCGGCTCGCGCTTCACCATCGTCGGCATCAAGCCGGTGGTGATCCCGGAGTCGGTGTGGGGCGCGTTCGCCATCGCGGTGGCGATCGGGCTGTTCTTCGGCAGCTACCCGGCGAACCGCGCGGCGGGCCTGCGGCCCATCGAGGCACTGCGGCACGAGTGA
- a CDS encoding response regulator transcription factor: MDTPEASLLVVDDEPNIRELLSASLRFVGFRVTSAATGADALAAVARERPDLVVLDVMLPDMTGFAVVKRLREEAGSPARSGAGGPDDRLPVLFLTAKDGVEDKISGLTAGGDDYVTKPFSLEELIARIRAILRRTGGPADDGRLVAGDLELDPVGHQVLRGSRPVSLSPTEFKLLAYLMANADRVVSKLQILDHVWAYDFGGDLSIVESYISYVRRKVDAGAGGAPKLIHTVRGVGYVLRRPQPGQSAQSVPSAQGG; encoded by the coding sequence ATGGACACCCCCGAGGCCAGCCTGCTGGTCGTCGACGACGAGCCGAACATCCGCGAGCTGCTCTCGGCGTCGCTGCGCTTCGTGGGCTTCCGCGTCACCTCGGCCGCGACCGGCGCGGACGCGCTCGCCGCGGTCGCCAGGGAGCGGCCCGACCTCGTGGTGCTCGACGTGATGCTCCCCGACATGACCGGCTTCGCAGTGGTCAAGCGGCTGCGCGAGGAGGCGGGCTCGCCCGCCAGGTCCGGCGCGGGCGGTCCGGACGACCGGCTGCCGGTGCTCTTCCTGACCGCGAAGGACGGCGTCGAGGACAAGATCAGCGGGCTGACGGCGGGCGGCGACGACTACGTCACCAAGCCGTTCAGCCTGGAGGAGCTGATCGCCAGGATCCGCGCGATCCTGCGCCGCACCGGCGGCCCCGCCGACGACGGCCGGCTGGTCGCCGGCGACCTCGAACTCGACCCGGTCGGCCACCAGGTGCTGCGCGGCAGCCGGCCGGTCTCGCTGTCGCCGACCGAGTTCAAGCTGCTCGCGTACCTGATGGCCAACGCCGACCGGGTCGTCTCCAAGCTGCAGATCCTCGACCACGTGTGGGCGTACGACTTCGGCGGCGACCTGAGCATCGTCGAGTCGTACATCTCGTACGTGCGGCGCAAGGTCGACGCGGGCGCGGGCGGCGCGCCGAAGCTGATCCACACCGTGCGCGGCGTGGGCTACGTGCTGCGCCGGCCGCAGCCCGGGCAGTCCGCGCAGTCAGTGCCGTCGGCGCAGGGCGGCTGA
- a CDS encoding phage holin family protein: MAHAHVNGADRSVGTLVKQGTEQLSQLVHQELKLAQAELAQKGKRAGVGGGLFGAAALLAFFGLAAFVTAAIVAVAIPLPLWAAALIVGGGLLLCAGLLALAGRGQVKRAVPPVPGEAVDSMRHDLEAIRERAKR, from the coding sequence GTGGCGCACGCGCACGTGAACGGTGCCGACCGCTCGGTGGGCACACTCGTCAAGCAGGGAACCGAGCAGCTCTCGCAGCTCGTGCACCAGGAGCTGAAGCTGGCGCAGGCGGAGCTGGCGCAGAAGGGCAAACGGGCGGGCGTCGGCGGCGGGCTCTTCGGCGCGGCGGCGCTGCTCGCGTTCTTCGGCCTCGCCGCCTTCGTCACGGCGGCGATCGTGGCCGTGGCGATACCGCTCCCGCTGTGGGCGGCGGCCCTGATCGTCGGCGGCGGCCTGCTGCTGTGCGCGGGCCTGCTCGCGCTGGCCGGCCGCGGCCAGGTGAAGCGCGCGGTGCCGCCGGTGCCGGGCGAGGCGGTCGACAGCATGCGGCACGACCTGGAGGCGATCAGGGAAAGGGCGAAGCGATGA
- a CDS encoding efflux RND transporter periplasmic adaptor subunit, which translates to MKVLPRRRRAVLINSVLGVVVLAGAGGAYAAVHDDGSGSSAGSGTARVATVTKGTVLATVSGSGTLASPSDAGVDFTTGGTLTEVDVKAGDKVTKGQVLAKVDPTDAEETLAEDQASLTAAQANLTKVEEGELPASTGSSGSSGSSGSDGSGSSGSRGGAAATPTPTPTPTVDPAQLAQAQAQVTQAQNKVDADQRAVDGCVLKAPVAGTVASVGGAKGDTVSGSSGSSGSGTTGGSGGSGASGSSGSSASSGSTPSGFVVLTNPSGMQVTADFSEADSLKIKAGQAATVTLNAESGTVLNAKVLSISSLPASSGSSGGGSGSSSAVQYPATLQITSDTSNLRTGLSASIQVVTGSATNALSVPTAAVSGTGANRTVLVVNKDGSTTRTAVTVGVEGDSTDQITSGLTEGQQVQIPTVASSGSGGFPSGAFPGGIGTGGSRFGGAGGGGGFRTGGFGGGGGR; encoded by the coding sequence ATGAAGGTGCTCCCACGGCGGCGCAGGGCCGTCCTGATCAACTCGGTGCTCGGCGTGGTGGTCCTCGCGGGCGCCGGCGGTGCGTACGCGGCGGTGCACGACGACGGTTCCGGCTCGTCGGCGGGCAGCGGCACGGCGCGCGTGGCGACGGTGACCAAGGGCACGGTGCTGGCCACCGTGTCCGGCTCCGGCACGCTCGCCTCGCCGAGCGACGCGGGCGTGGACTTCACCACCGGCGGCACCCTCACCGAGGTCGACGTCAAGGCCGGCGACAAGGTGACGAAGGGCCAGGTGCTGGCGAAGGTCGACCCGACCGACGCGGAGGAGACCCTCGCCGAGGACCAGGCGTCGCTGACCGCCGCGCAGGCGAACCTGACGAAGGTCGAGGAGGGCGAACTGCCCGCCTCCACCGGCTCGTCGGGCTCCTCGGGCTCCTCCGGCTCCGACGGCTCGGGCTCCTCCGGCAGCCGCGGCGGCGCGGCCGCCACCCCGACCCCCACGCCCACCCCGACCGTCGACCCGGCGCAGCTCGCGCAGGCCCAGGCGCAGGTCACCCAGGCGCAGAACAAGGTCGACGCCGACCAGCGCGCGGTCGACGGCTGCGTGCTGAAGGCCCCGGTCGCCGGCACGGTCGCCTCGGTGGGCGGCGCGAAGGGCGACACGGTCTCCGGCTCCTCCGGCAGCAGCGGCTCCGGCACGACCGGCGGCTCCGGCGGCTCGGGGGCCTCCGGCTCGTCCGGCTCCTCGGCCTCCTCCGGCAGCACGCCGTCCGGCTTCGTCGTGCTGACCAACCCCAGCGGCATGCAGGTCACCGCGGACTTCTCCGAGGCCGACTCGCTGAAGATCAAGGCGGGCCAGGCCGCGACGGTCACGCTCAACGCCGAGTCCGGCACCGTGCTGAACGCGAAGGTGCTGTCCATCAGCTCGCTCCCGGCGAGCAGCGGCTCCTCGGGCGGCGGCAGCGGGTCGAGCAGCGCCGTGCAGTACCCGGCGACGCTCCAGATCACCAGCGACACCTCGAACCTGCGCACCGGCCTGAGCGCGAGCATCCAGGTGGTCACCGGCTCCGCGACGAACGCGCTGAGCGTGCCGACCGCCGCGGTCTCCGGCACCGGCGCCAACCGCACGGTGCTGGTCGTCAACAAGGACGGCTCGACCACCCGTACCGCTGTCACGGTCGGCGTCGAGGGCGACTCGACCGACCAGATCACCAGCGGCCTCACCGAGGGGCAGCAGGTGCAGATCCCGACCGTCGCCTCCTCCGGCAGCGGCGGCTTCCCGAGCGGCGCGTTCCCCGGCGGCATCGGCACCGGCGGCAGCCGGTTCGGCGGCGCCGGCGGCGGGGGCGGATTCCGCACCGGCGGCTTCGGCGGGGGTGGCGGGCGGTGA